One window from the genome of Oceanidesulfovibrio indonesiensis encodes:
- the ppsA gene encoding phosphoenolpyruvate synthase has protein sequence MADIERILWFEETGNEDVSRVGGKNASLGEMIRSLADHGISVPGGFATTAEAYREFIEINGLEDKIRQRLDDFHAGRKSLHKTGTSIRRLFGQAKLPEGLASAVREAYAKLCERKGKEDTDVAVRSSATAEDLPEASFAGQQESFLNVSGEEELLDATKRCYASLFTDRAISYREERGFDHLSIALSVGVQEMVRADTGCSGVMFSIDTETGFPRAVLINGAWGLGENVVQGAVNPDEFRVFKPLLDDTSLVPIVEKTLGAKEKKMVYARGGSKTTKNVNTPKDERGRFVLEDDEILTLARWAVIIEDHYGMPMDMEWAKDGETGELKIVQARPETVQSQRQKGTLKSYRLEQRGEVLVEGLSVGDAVATGKALLLKSPDAIEEFEEGAVLVTEMTDPDWAPIMKKAAAIVTEHGGRTSHAAIVSRELGIPAVVGAEGAMDRIPQGRMVTVSCAEGDKGYVYDDSLNFSVEELDLSDLPETETRIMMNIASPAAAYRWWRLPARGIGLARMEFVVNDVIKAHPMALIDIDAVKDEEAKKRLRELTKDYDEPAEYFVDKLALGLGKIASSQYPEPVIVRMSDFKTNEYAELIGGAQFEPHEANPMIGFRGASRYYSPRYAPGFALECLAVKRVRERMGLTNVAVMIPFCRTVDEADRVLTELAKNGLVRGKEGLEVLVMAEVPSNIVLAEEFAERFDGFSIGSNDLTQLVLGVDRDSGELAQVFDERNEAVKRMIAQLIETAHAKGVKVGICGQAPSDYPEFAAFLVEHGIDSLSLNPDSVLLTQKRVAQAEAALRSE, from the coding sequence ATGGCAGACATAGAGCGCATTCTCTGGTTCGAGGAGACGGGAAACGAAGACGTCTCGCGGGTGGGAGGCAAGAACGCCTCCCTCGGCGAGATGATCCGCTCCCTGGCCGACCACGGCATCAGCGTGCCCGGCGGGTTCGCCACCACGGCCGAGGCGTACCGCGAGTTCATCGAGATAAACGGCCTGGAGGACAAGATCCGCCAGCGCCTGGACGACTTCCACGCCGGCAGGAAGAGCCTGCACAAGACCGGCACGTCCATCCGCCGGCTGTTCGGCCAGGCCAAGCTGCCGGAAGGGCTGGCGAGCGCCGTGCGCGAAGCGTACGCCAAGCTCTGCGAGCGCAAGGGCAAGGAGGACACGGACGTGGCGGTGCGCTCCAGCGCCACGGCCGAGGACCTGCCCGAAGCGAGCTTCGCCGGCCAGCAGGAAAGCTTCCTGAACGTGAGCGGGGAAGAGGAGCTGCTCGACGCAACCAAGCGCTGCTATGCCTCCCTGTTCACGGATCGCGCCATCAGCTACCGCGAGGAGCGGGGCTTCGACCACCTGAGCATCGCCCTGTCCGTGGGCGTGCAGGAAATGGTCCGCGCCGACACGGGCTGCTCCGGGGTGATGTTCTCCATCGACACGGAGACAGGATTCCCCCGGGCCGTGCTCATCAACGGGGCCTGGGGCCTGGGCGAGAACGTTGTCCAGGGCGCGGTGAACCCGGACGAGTTCCGCGTGTTCAAACCTCTGCTCGACGACACGTCCCTCGTGCCAATCGTGGAGAAGACCCTGGGGGCCAAGGAAAAGAAGATGGTCTACGCCCGCGGCGGCTCCAAGACCACGAAGAACGTGAACACGCCCAAGGATGAGCGCGGACGCTTTGTGCTGGAGGATGACGAGATCCTGACTCTGGCGCGCTGGGCCGTCATCATTGAGGACCATTACGGCATGCCCATGGACATGGAGTGGGCCAAGGACGGCGAGACCGGCGAACTCAAGATCGTGCAGGCCCGGCCGGAGACAGTGCAGTCCCAGCGTCAGAAGGGCACGCTCAAATCCTACCGGCTGGAGCAACGGGGCGAGGTGCTTGTCGAAGGGCTCAGCGTGGGCGACGCCGTGGCTACGGGCAAGGCTCTTCTGCTCAAGTCTCCGGACGCCATCGAGGAATTCGAGGAAGGCGCCGTGCTCGTTACGGAAATGACCGACCCGGACTGGGCGCCCATCATGAAGAAGGCCGCGGCAATCGTGACCGAACATGGCGGCCGCACCAGCCACGCGGCCATCGTGAGCCGGGAGCTGGGCATACCCGCCGTGGTCGGCGCCGAGGGGGCCATGGACAGGATTCCCCAGGGCCGTATGGTCACGGTCTCCTGCGCCGAAGGGGACAAAGGCTACGTGTACGACGACAGCCTGAACTTCTCCGTGGAGGAGCTGGACCTCTCGGACCTGCCCGAGACAGAAACGCGGATCATGATGAACATCGCCAGCCCGGCAGCGGCGTACCGCTGGTGGCGGCTGCCAGCCAGGGGCATCGGCCTGGCGCGCATGGAGTTCGTCGTCAACGACGTCATCAAGGCGCACCCCATGGCCCTCATCGACATCGACGCGGTGAAGGACGAAGAGGCGAAAAAGCGCCTGCGCGAGTTGACCAAAGACTACGACGAACCTGCCGAGTACTTCGTGGACAAGCTCGCCCTGGGCCTGGGCAAGATCGCTTCGTCCCAGTACCCGGAGCCGGTCATCGTGCGCATGAGCGACTTCAAGACCAACGAGTACGCCGAACTCATAGGCGGTGCGCAGTTCGAACCCCACGAAGCAAACCCCATGATCGGCTTCCGCGGGGCCTCGCGCTACTACTCGCCCAGATATGCGCCCGGGTTCGCCCTGGAATGCCTGGCCGTCAAGCGGGTTCGCGAACGCATGGGCCTGACCAACGTGGCCGTGATGATCCCGTTCTGCCGCACAGTGGACGAGGCCGACCGGGTGCTCACCGAGTTGGCGAAAAACGGCCTGGTGCGCGGCAAGGAAGGGCTGGAGGTGCTGGTGATGGCCGAAGTGCCGTCAAATATCGTGCTGGCCGAGGAGTTCGCCGAGCGGTTCGACGGGTTCTCCATCGGCTCCAACGACCTTACCCAGCTCGTGCTCGGCGTGGATCGCGACTCCGGCGAGCTTGCACAGGTGTTCGACGAGCGCAACGAGGCGGTCAAACGGATGATCGCCCAGCTCATCGAGACGGCGCACGCCAAGGGCGTGAAGGTCGGCATCTGCGGCCAGGCGCCCAGCGACTATCCGGAGTTCGCCGCCTTCCTCGTGGAGCACGGCATCGATTCCCTCTCCCTGAACCCAGACTCTGTGCTCTTGACGCAGAAGCGCGTTGCCCAGGCCGAAGCTGCGCTCAGGAGCGAGTGA
- the ligD gene encoding non-homologous end-joining DNA ligase, with protein sequence MRYAPMLATLEHEAFSHPDWIYERKLDGERCLVVKEGRDVTLFSRNGKELNNAYPELAEAFAEQDGSFVVDGEIVAFEGSVTSFARLQPRMQVRDPEEARDSGVAVYFYAFDMLEREGEDFTDKPLDERKSALKKAIDYKAPIRFTPHRNEHGEAYLAQACDKGWEGLIAKDRHSKYVHRRSRKWLKFKCTARQEFVIGGFTEPHGERIGFGALLVGYYETRGGDTLRYAGKVGTGYDDDTLKSLHGRMQKLERATPPFMPFEGERLPDKGTTWITPSLVCEAGFTEWTGPPGSPAKLRHPRFLGLRRDKDPKDVVREG encoded by the coding sequence ATGCGATACGCGCCCATGCTCGCCACCCTCGAGCACGAGGCGTTCTCGCACCCGGACTGGATATACGAACGCAAGCTCGACGGCGAACGCTGCCTCGTGGTCAAGGAAGGCCGCGACGTCACCCTCTTCTCCCGCAACGGAAAGGAGTTGAACAACGCCTATCCCGAGCTTGCCGAAGCCTTCGCAGAGCAGGACGGTTCGTTCGTTGTTGACGGGGAGATCGTGGCTTTCGAGGGCAGCGTCACCAGCTTCGCCAGGCTCCAGCCACGCATGCAGGTGCGCGATCCTGAAGAAGCGCGCGACTCCGGCGTGGCCGTGTATTTCTACGCCTTCGACATGCTGGAACGAGAAGGCGAGGACTTCACCGACAAGCCGCTCGATGAACGCAAGTCCGCGCTCAAAAAGGCCATCGATTACAAGGCCCCCATTCGCTTCACCCCGCACCGCAACGAACATGGCGAGGCGTACCTCGCCCAAGCCTGCGACAAGGGATGGGAAGGACTCATCGCCAAGGATCGACACTCCAAATACGTGCACCGCCGGTCCCGCAAGTGGCTCAAGTTTAAATGCACGGCCCGGCAGGAATTCGTCATCGGCGGGTTTACCGAGCCCCACGGAGAGCGGATCGGCTTCGGCGCGCTGCTTGTGGGGTATTACGAAACACGCGGCGGCGACACCCTGCGCTACGCCGGCAAGGTGGGTACGGGATACGACGATGATACCCTGAAAAGCCTGCACGGACGGATGCAGAAGCTCGAACGCGCCACACCGCCTTTCATGCCGTTCGAGGGCGAACGGCTACCGGACAAGGGCACAACCTGGATCACGCCGTCACTGGTCTGCGAGGCAGGCTTCACGGAATGGACTGGTCCACCCGGCTCGCCGGCCAAACTCCGTCATCCGCGATTCCTGGGTCTGCGCCGGGACAAGGACCCAAAGGACGTTGTCCGCGAAGGATGA
- a CDS encoding zinc-dependent alcohol dehydrogenase family protein — protein MRAMMLHDFGDVSNFKPGELPRPEPGPGEVLVRIAASGVNPVDTKIRALAPAFAPRLPAVLGMDMAGTVEAVGAGVTDLAVGDEVWGCVGGLANMQGTLAEYVAADARLMGRKPKRLSMREAAAMPLVTITAWMLLHERANIQQDQFILVHGGTGGVGHMAVQLAHAAGVRTATTVSTDEKAKIARSLGADETILYTEESVAEYVKRLTDGQGFDAVIDTVGGRSLDASMEAACLEGIIASTNTRSSHDLSTMHAKALTLSVVLMLLPMITGVGRERYRAILDAAAPLVDAGKLTPLMDSHRFGLEDLAEAHSLLEQGAIVGKAVVDID, from the coding sequence ATGCGCGCCATGATGCTGCACGATTTCGGCGATGTCTCCAACTTCAAGCCGGGCGAGCTGCCCAGGCCGGAACCAGGACCCGGCGAGGTCCTGGTCAGGATAGCGGCCTCGGGCGTCAACCCCGTGGACACCAAGATCCGCGCTCTGGCCCCGGCCTTTGCCCCCAGACTGCCTGCCGTGCTCGGCATGGACATGGCCGGCACAGTGGAGGCCGTGGGCGCCGGCGTGACGGACCTTGCCGTGGGCGACGAGGTCTGGGGCTGCGTGGGCGGCCTGGCCAATATGCAGGGAACCCTGGCAGAGTACGTGGCCGCCGATGCGCGCCTCATGGGCAGGAAACCGAAGCGCCTGTCCATGCGGGAGGCCGCGGCCATGCCGCTGGTCACCATCACGGCCTGGATGCTCCTCCACGAGCGGGCGAATATTCAGCAGGACCAGTTCATACTGGTGCACGGCGGCACTGGCGGCGTCGGCCACATGGCCGTTCAGCTCGCACACGCAGCCGGCGTCCGCACGGCCACCACCGTCTCCACGGATGAGAAGGCGAAGATTGCACGCAGCCTGGGCGCCGACGAGACGATCCTCTACACCGAGGAGTCCGTGGCAGAATACGTGAAACGCTTGACCGACGGCCAGGGATTCGACGCAGTCATCGACACCGTGGGCGGCAGGAGCCTGGACGCGTCCATGGAAGCCGCGTGTCTCGAAGGCATCATCGCTTCCACCAACACCCGCTCCAGCCACGATCTTTCCACCATGCACGCCAAGGCGCTGACCCTCTCGGTGGTGCTCATGCTTCTGCCCATGATTACGGGCGTAGGACGCGAACGCTACCGGGCCATCCTGGACGCGGCAGCCCCGCTGGTGGACGCCGGCAAGCTCACGCCGCTCATGGACTCCCACCGCTTCGGCCTGGAAGACCTCGCCGAGGCCCACTCCCTGCTTGAACAGGGCGCCATCGTGGGCAAGGCCGTCGTGGATATCGATTGA
- a CDS encoding L-lactate dehydrogenase, whose product MMEPPRSRVAIIGAGNVGASLAYALTIKGAVRELALINRSAEKAEGEVMDLGHAMAMSYPMQIDGGDSYELCAGADIVVVTAGAAQGPGDTRLDLSRKNAAIVKDIVHRILEHNPNPIIIMVTNPVDVMTYVALKESGLPPERVISSGTVLDSARFRYLMAQHCRLDPRNLHCHVIGEHGDSELALWSRVNIAGVSLADFCTTCDRKCGKVDRENIERQVRESAYEIIDRKGSTAYGIGLALVRIIRSIQRDEESVLTVSSLVQGSYGIEHVCLSLPSILGSTGVEGVLDAPLAPEEEDALKRSAAVLREQIEQLGY is encoded by the coding sequence ATGATGGAGCCACCCAGATCACGAGTTGCAATCATAGGCGCCGGCAACGTGGGCGCGAGCCTGGCGTACGCACTGACCATCAAGGGAGCGGTGCGCGAGTTGGCCCTTATCAACAGAAGCGCGGAAAAGGCCGAAGGCGAGGTGATGGACCTGGGGCACGCCATGGCGATGTCCTACCCCATGCAGATAGACGGCGGTGACAGCTACGAGTTGTGCGCCGGAGCGGATATCGTAGTGGTCACGGCCGGCGCGGCGCAGGGGCCCGGCGATACCCGGCTGGATCTCTCCAGGAAGAACGCCGCCATCGTCAAGGACATCGTGCACAGAATTCTGGAGCACAACCCGAACCCGATCATCATCATGGTCACCAATCCGGTGGATGTAATGACGTATGTGGCGCTCAAGGAATCCGGCCTGCCGCCCGAGCGGGTCATCAGCTCGGGCACGGTGCTGGACAGCGCGCGCTTTCGCTACCTCATGGCCCAGCACTGCCGGCTGGACCCGCGCAACCTGCACTGCCACGTCATAGGCGAGCATGGGGACAGCGAACTGGCCCTGTGGAGCCGGGTGAACATCGCCGGCGTATCCCTGGCGGATTTCTGCACCACCTGCGACCGCAAATGCGGCAAGGTGGATCGCGAGAACATCGAACGGCAGGTGCGTGAATCAGCCTACGAGATCATCGATCGCAAAGGCTCCACAGCCTACGGCATCGGCCTCGCCCTGGTGCGCATCATCCGCTCCATCCAGCGTGATGAGGAAAGCGTGCTCACGGTCTCCAGCCTCGTACAGGGGTCATATGGAATCGAGCACGTATGCCTGTCCCTGCCCTCCATTCTGGGGAGCACGGGAGTCGAAGGGGTGCTGGACGCGCCGCTCGCGCCGGAGGAAGAGGACGCGCTCAAGCGCTCGGCCGCCGTGCTGCGAGAACAGATCGAACAGCTGGGATACTAG
- the ligD gene encoding non-homologous end-joining DNA ligase, protein MTMLRFGKYSVSFDKEDKVFYPAHDGDDAVTKGDVIRYYKDIAEAMLPHVRGRPLTLRRFPDGIESQGFYMQEAQDYFPEWVERVSATRSDGSTIRHAVARRAADLAYLASLGTLEIHTWLSGEDDLRKPDWLVFDLDPPGHDADAFDVVRHGALDVRDLLDELGLAAFVKLTGSKGLHVVAPIAPGEDFDDVRAFARDAARLLASRKPDDYTTEQRKDKRKGRLYLDMMRNAYGQHAVAPYSLRPLPGAPVAAPLDWDEVEDSALTPRAVTIRTVFRRLGQKDDPWKTMARRRRSLKKARRRLEAKL, encoded by the coding sequence ATGACTATGCTTCGTTTCGGCAAGTACTCAGTGTCGTTCGACAAAGAAGACAAGGTCTTCTACCCGGCGCACGACGGCGACGACGCCGTGACCAAGGGCGACGTGATCCGCTACTACAAGGACATAGCCGAGGCCATGCTGCCCCATGTGCGCGGCCGGCCCCTCACCCTGCGGCGATTCCCTGACGGCATCGAAAGCCAGGGCTTCTACATGCAGGAGGCGCAGGACTACTTTCCGGAGTGGGTCGAGCGTGTGTCGGCAACGCGCAGCGACGGCTCCACCATCCGCCACGCCGTGGCCCGTCGCGCGGCCGACCTCGCCTACCTCGCCAGCCTGGGCACCCTGGAGATCCATACATGGCTTTCCGGCGAAGACGATCTTCGCAAACCGGACTGGCTCGTGTTCGATCTGGACCCGCCCGGCCACGACGCGGACGCCTTCGACGTGGTGCGCCACGGCGCCCTGGACGTGCGCGATCTGCTGGATGAGCTGGGTCTCGCGGCTTTCGTCAAGCTCACCGGCTCCAAGGGGCTGCATGTGGTTGCGCCTATCGCGCCGGGGGAAGACTTCGACGACGTGCGCGCCTTCGCCCGGGACGCAGCCCGGCTCCTGGCGTCACGCAAGCCGGACGACTACACGACCGAGCAACGCAAGGACAAGCGCAAGGGCCGGCTCTATCTGGACATGATGCGCAACGCCTACGGCCAGCACGCCGTGGCCCCCTACTCCCTGCGTCCCCTGCCGGGCGCTCCGGTGGCCGCGCCGCTGGATTGGGATGAGGTGGAGGACAGCGCACTCACCCCGCGGGCCGTGACCATCCGGACCGTGTTCCGCCGCCTGGGCCAGAAAGACGACCCCTGGAAAACCATGGCCCGGCGCCGCCGCAGCCTGAAGAAGGCTCGACGAAGGCTGGAGGCCAAGCTCTGA
- the gap gene encoding type I glyceraldehyde-3-phosphate dehydrogenase: MATRIGLNGFGRIGRCLARILEDNDTLELVAYNARSPVDEYARLLKYDSVHGRFKGTVEHDADNLIVNGRKIRAYHWPKPSEAQWSDAGVDIVVEATGKFKDRESCEHHMAAGAKKVIISAPTKGEDLTMVFNVNHDDYDPAKHNILSVASCTTNALAPMAKVVHENFGIEYGLMTTIHSYTTSQAILDGPAGKDPRRGRAAALSQIPTSTGAAQAVTLVLPELKGRLDGMAVRVPTPDASLVDAVFHLEKETDAEALNEVFKKNVNPTLGYTDDYLVSTDFIGDDHGTVIDGLSTKVIKGRLAKVLSWYDNEWGFCCQLVRCLEHVSKSL, from the coding sequence ATGGCGACTCGTATTGGATTGAACGGCTTCGGCCGCATCGGCCGCTGTCTGGCGCGCATTCTGGAAGACAACGACACACTCGAACTCGTGGCGTACAACGCCCGGTCCCCGGTGGACGAGTACGCCAGGCTGCTGAAGTACGATTCCGTTCACGGCCGCTTCAAAGGCACGGTGGAGCACGACGCGGACAACCTCATCGTCAACGGCCGCAAGATCCGCGCGTATCATTGGCCCAAACCGTCGGAAGCCCAGTGGTCGGACGCCGGCGTGGACATAGTGGTGGAGGCCACGGGCAAGTTCAAGGACCGCGAATCCTGCGAACACCACATGGCCGCCGGCGCGAAAAAGGTGATCATCAGCGCGCCGACCAAGGGCGAAGACCTGACCATGGTCTTCAACGTGAACCACGATGACTACGATCCGGCCAAGCACAACATCCTGTCGGTCGCGTCCTGCACCACAAACGCCCTGGCCCCCATGGCCAAGGTGGTGCACGAGAACTTCGGCATCGAGTACGGGCTGATGACCACCATCCACTCGTACACCACCAGCCAGGCCATTCTTGACGGCCCGGCCGGCAAGGACCCCCGCCGCGGCCGAGCCGCCGCGCTCTCGCAGATTCCCACGTCCACAGGCGCTGCCCAGGCCGTGACCCTGGTGCTGCCGGAGCTCAAAGGCCGGCTGGACGGCATGGCCGTGCGCGTGCCCACGCCGGACGCCTCCCTGGTGGACGCCGTGTTCCATCTGGAAAAGGAGACGGACGCCGAGGCCCTGAACGAGGTATTCAAAAAGAATGTGAACCCCACCCTGGGCTACACCGACGACTATCTCGTCTCCACGGACTTCATCGGCGACGATCACGGCACGGTGATCGACGGCCTGAGCACCAAGGTCATCAAGGGCCGGCTCGCCAAGGTTCTCTCCTGGTACGACAACGAGTGGGGCTTCTGCTGCCAGCTCGTGCGCTGCCTGGAGCACGTGAGCAAGAGCTTGTGA
- a CDS encoding HU family DNA-binding protein: MRRAVVRKGTDDDTRFFLNHVMQKTGLSEFDAEMAVDVMIAAIPRALKNADKMEFSEIGTFSVEYKPHQESPGSKHYRIVKFEPTGGMKEIAGSCRLNV, translated from the coding sequence ATGAGACGAGCAGTTGTACGAAAAGGAACCGACGACGACACCAGGTTCTTTCTGAACCACGTGATGCAGAAGACCGGCCTGAGCGAATTCGACGCCGAGATGGCCGTGGACGTGATGATCGCGGCTATCCCACGGGCGCTGAAGAACGCCGACAAGATGGAGTTCTCCGAGATAGGCACCTTCTCCGTGGAGTACAAGCCGCATCAGGAATCGCCGGGTTCCAAGCACTACCGCATCGTGAAGTTCGAGCCGACCGGCGGGATGAAGGAAATCGCCGGCTCGTGCCGCCTCAACGTCTGA
- a CDS encoding HU family DNA-binding protein, with translation MPDTKTLKNALKDSLPDAIGDDAKAGEVVNAFYDALKEAVKGCDVVTLHGVGEFRVDPKGQRRELIFTPDRVLLDAMNEGSVGVGAESNV, from the coding sequence ATGCCTGATACCAAGACCCTCAAGAACGCCCTGAAAGACAGCCTGCCGGACGCCATAGGCGACGACGCCAAGGCCGGCGAGGTGGTGAACGCCTTCTACGACGCCCTCAAGGAAGCCGTGAAAGGATGCGACGTGGTGACGCTGCATGGCGTGGGCGAGTTCCGCGTGGACCCGAAAGGGCAGCGCCGCGAGCTCATTTTCACTCCGGACCGCGTGCTTCTGGACGCCATGAACGAAGGCTCCGTGGGAGTGGGAGCGGAAAGCAACGTGTAA